In the Telopea speciosissima isolate NSW1024214 ecotype Mountain lineage chromosome 2, Tspe_v1, whole genome shotgun sequence genome, one interval contains:
- the LOC122650929 gene encoding pectinesterase inhibitor 10-like: MAAPSMAISTALLLVLLLPAISAVRLNPNPNNNGNDFIRTNCDATLYSDVYYATLIARTNEVQGSPAKLASVAVEVSLSSARNISAYISNLARNPNSNKVLKDCVSNFGNAIDQMQRSSTEIQPASTPFQISNVQTWMSAALTNQDTCADELIESVKSDVQDRVLNGKKLMSIALAFINKFAQATNAKGSLSPPVLDRPDSQFL, translated from the coding sequence ATGGCCGCCCCATCAATGGCAATCTCCACCGCCTTactccttgttcttcttctaccGGCGATCTCCGCCGTCCGtttaaacccaaacccaaacaacaaTGGTAACGATTTCATCCGTACCAACTGTGACGCAACATTGTACTCTGACGTCTACTACGCCACCCTCATTGCCCGCACCAATGAGGTCCAAGGAAGCCCAGCCAAGCTCGCTAGCGTAGCCGTCGAGGTCAGCCTCTCTAGTGCTCGTAACATTAGCGCGTACATTTCGAACCTCGCACGCAATCCCAATTCCAATAAGGTTCTGAAGGACTGCGTGAGCAACTTCGGCAACGCCATTGATCAGATGCAACGCTCGAGCACGGAAATACAACCCGCGAGCACGCCATTCCAGATAAGCAATGTACAGACGTGGATGAGCGCCGCACTTACCAATCAGGACACATGTGCGGATGAACTTATTGAGTCTGTGAAATCGGATGTACAGGATCGCGTGTTGAACGGCAAGAAGTTGATGAGCATTGCCCTCGCCTTCATCAATAAGTTTGCTCAAGCGACCAATGCtaagggatctttatcacctccggTTCTTGATCGGCCCGattcccagttcctctaa
- the LOC122650928 gene encoding pectinesterase inhibitor 10-like: protein MAAPSMTISTSLLLLLLPPAISAAHLYPNPNPNPNNNGNDFIRTNCDATLYSDVCYATLIARANEVQGSPAKLASVAVEMQRSSTEIQPAITPFQISNVQTWMSAALTNQDTCADELIESVKSDVQDRVLNGKKLTSIALAFINKFAQATNAKP, encoded by the exons ATGGCCGCCCCATCAATGACAATCTCTACCTCCTtactcctccttcttcttccaccgGCGATCTCCGCCGCCCATTtatacccaaacccaaacccaaatccaaacaACAATGGTAACGATTTCATCCGTACCAACTGCGATGCAACATTGTACTCTGATGTCTGCTACGCCACCCTCATTGCCCGCGCCAATGAGGTCCAAGGAAGCCCAGCCAAGCTCGCTAGCGTTGCCGTCGAG ATGCAACGCTCGAGCACGGAAATACAACCCGCGATCACGCCATTCCAGATAAGCAATGTACAGACGTGGATGAGCGCCGCACTTACCAATCAGGACACGTGTGCAGATGAGCTTATTGAGTCTGTGAAATCGGATGTACAGGATCGCGTGTTGAACGGCAAGAAGTTGACGAGCATTGCCCTCGCCTTCATCAATAAGTTTGCCCAAGCGACCAATGCTAAGCCTTGA